Proteins encoded within one genomic window of Episyrphus balteatus chromosome 1, idEpiBalt1.1, whole genome shotgun sequence:
- the LOC129914759 gene encoding tetraspanin-18 isoform X2, translating to MALSKRIKCFKYLVYSYVVLLTITGAAQIIIGTSLLWGHVGYYGIVQNKLWAPSAILLALGPFTFILCWMGCQATNQKKRCLLGMFSALLVAAICVQFIVCGWALAMRENLPTSVEIFVDDSFVDFLDKFSRTKVDNLHLWNRMQSQLQCCGVDGPLDYRRLSLPWSCCSRPEHAYESACDTHYKRGCLAVLSEQIKVRLLLACFAAAGIALVQSFGLFCAIHLTVLLGRSENDKGRRDLPSPLSLSPSAPGHRLMKTAPPPPPTMPK from the exons ATAACTGGAGCTGCTCAAATTATAATAGGAACTTCGTTGCTCTGGGGACATGTCGGTTATTATGGCATCGTACAAAATAAATTGTGGGCACCATCCGCGATTCTCCTAGCATTGGGTCCTTTCACATTCATCTTGTGCTGGATGGGATGTCAAGCGACGAATCAAAAGAAACGCTGCCTCCTAGGAATG TTTAGTGCACTATTAGTGGCAGCAATCTGTGTGCAATTTATTGTATGCGGATGGGCACTAGCTATGCGAGAGAATCTACCGACTTCGGTTGAGATTTTCGTTGATGACTCGTTTGTGGACTTTTTGGATAAGTTTTCACGTACCAAAGTGGATAATTTACACCTGTGGAATCGTATGCAATCACAA ttacAATGCTGCGGTGTAGATGGACCGTTGGATTATAGACGCTTATCATTGCCATGGTCTTGTTGCTCTCGGCCAGAACACGCTTATGAATCTGCTTGTGATACACATTATAAACGGGGCTGCCTTGCTGTACTCTCGGAGCAAATAAAGGTTCGACTCTTGTTGGCTTGTTTCGCTGCCGCTGGTATTGCACTAGTTCAG AGCTTTGGACTATTTTGTGCAATCCACTTAACTGTGCTACTTGGACGAAGTGAAAATG ATAAAGGAAGACGTGATCTGCCATCGCCATTGAGTTTATCTCCCTCGGCACCTGGCCATCGACTTATGAAGACTGCTCCACCACCGCCACCCACCATGCCCAAATGA
- the LOC129914759 gene encoding tetraspanin-18 isoform X1, whose protein sequence is MALSKRIKCFKYLVYSYVVLLTITGAAQIIIGTSLLWGHVGYYGIVQNKLWAPSAILLALGPFTFILCWMGCQATNQKKRCLLGMFSALLVAAICVQFIVCGWALAMRENLPTSVEIFVDDSFVDFLDKFSRTKVDNLHLWNRMQSQLQCCGVDGPLDYRRLSLPWSCCSRPEHAYESACDTHYKRGCLAVLSEQIKVRLLLACFAAAGIALVQSFGLFCAIHLTVLLGRSENGEDINRIAKRQQEFLPLSIQDKGRRDLPSPLSLSPSAPGHRLMKTAPPPPPTMPK, encoded by the exons ATAACTGGAGCTGCTCAAATTATAATAGGAACTTCGTTGCTCTGGGGACATGTCGGTTATTATGGCATCGTACAAAATAAATTGTGGGCACCATCCGCGATTCTCCTAGCATTGGGTCCTTTCACATTCATCTTGTGCTGGATGGGATGTCAAGCGACGAATCAAAAGAAACGCTGCCTCCTAGGAATG TTTAGTGCACTATTAGTGGCAGCAATCTGTGTGCAATTTATTGTATGCGGATGGGCACTAGCTATGCGAGAGAATCTACCGACTTCGGTTGAGATTTTCGTTGATGACTCGTTTGTGGACTTTTTGGATAAGTTTTCACGTACCAAAGTGGATAATTTACACCTGTGGAATCGTATGCAATCACAA ttacAATGCTGCGGTGTAGATGGACCGTTGGATTATAGACGCTTATCATTGCCATGGTCTTGTTGCTCTCGGCCAGAACACGCTTATGAATCTGCTTGTGATACACATTATAAACGGGGCTGCCTTGCTGTACTCTCGGAGCAAATAAAGGTTCGACTCTTGTTGGCTTGTTTCGCTGCCGCTGGTATTGCACTAGTTCAG AGCTTTGGACTATTTTGTGCAATCCACTTAACTGTGCTACTTGGACGAAGTGAAAATGGTGAGGATATTAACCGCATTGCTAAACGTCAGCAAGAATTTTTACCACTGTCCATTCAAGATAAAGGAAGACGTGATCTGCCATCGCCATTGAGTTTATCTCCCTCGGCACCTGGCCATCGACTTATGAAGACTGCTCCACCACCGCCACCCACCATGCCCAAATGA